The following is a genomic window from Flavobacterium crassostreae.
AGACCAACTCTTAATCAGTGGCTTTCTAGAAGACGAACCCATCCATATTATAGTCAACCACTGGCCCTCCCGCTCCGGAGGCCAAAAAAGATCCAGTCCCTACCGAGAAGCTGCTGGCCGCCTAAACCGCAAAATAATAGACTCCTTGCAACACCTAAACCCCCACGCCAAAATAATAACCCTAGGAGATCTAAATGACGGCCCCACAAACCAAAGCATCAAGAAAGGCGTAGGCGCAAGCGGCAACAAACAACACACAGCAGCCCAAGGCATCTACAACCCCTTCGAGAACATGGCCAAACGCGGCTTAGGCACCATAGCCTATAGAGATTCCTGGGATATATTTGATCAAATAATGCTTTCAGAACCGTTTATAAATCAAAATTATTCCGGCTACCAATACTGGAAAGCAGGCATTTACAACAAACCCTTTTTGGTACAACAAACCGGCAAATACAAAGGCTACCCCAAAAGAAACTCCGCTGGCCAAGTAGGCTACAGCGATCACTTTCCAGTCTACCTCTACCTAATCAAACAAATACACTAAGCCACCCATTATTTGCCAGACAACCAACCAAACAACAGTTACTTTTTTTAGTATCTTAGCAGTTAGAAACCCAAAACAATAACAATGGCAATCCCAAAACCCTTTAACCTCACCCAGTGGATAGAACAAAATAGAGCCTTACTAAAACCACCCGTAGGCAACAAAAACCTATACCGAGAATCCGGAGACTACATAGTCATGATTGTTGCAGGCCCCAATGCTCGCAAAGACTACCATTACAACCAAACCGAAGAATTATTCTACCAATTAGAAGGCACCATAAAAGTACTAATTCAAGAAGATGGCCAGCGCAAAGAAATGGAACTTCAGCCCGGAGACATGTACCTACATCCCGCCAAAATACCACATTCGCCCGTACGATCCGAAGGCTCCATAGGCCTAGTAATAGAGCGCAAACGCCAAGGACAAGGACTCCAAGACGGACTATTATGGCACTGTGACCACTGCAATCACAAATTATACGAAGTCTATTTTGAGCTCCAAGACATCGAAAAAGATTTTCTACCCCATTTTGAACACTTTTATAACTCCGAAACCCTTAGAACCTGTGCCAAATGCGGCACCATCATGGAAACCGATCCCAGATTTACCTCCAAAAAATAAGCCCAATTAGCAGCAATTTCCCGTCATTCGCTCTATCTTTTGCGGCTTAAAGAAAGCCCCAAAAGGATGCCGCTACTACCGGGGCTAGACCACAACACAAACCAAGCAAAGCCCCACAAACCAAAGCCATTAAAGCGCATTTCAAAGCAGCCAAAACTAATTTTAAGCACAGATTTTTGTATTCTATGGCATTAAACAATATCTTTATAAAATAATATAACAATTATAAACAAAAAGTTACAATGATAACAATAGCAGAGCAATTTAAAATGAAAGAAGCCCTAGCCCAACTAGGCATAAAAGAAATTAATGCAGGAACCTCCACTGGACTAAACCATTTTTCTAGCGGAACCATTCTAGAGAGTCACTCCCCAGTAGATGGCCAATTGATAGCCAAAGTAACCACCACCACCGCCGCAGACTACGCCAAGGTGATGGATTCTGCCACGGCAGCATTCCAAACATTTAGAACCATGCCAGCGCCACAACGTGGAGAAATTGTACGTCAGTTTGGCGAAAAATTACGCAAAAATAAAGAAGCATTAGGAAAACTAGTTTCCTACGAAATGGGTAAATCCCTACAAGAAGGATACGGCGAAGTACAAGAAATGATAGACATCTGTGATTTTGCCGTAGGGCTATCTCGTCAA
Proteins encoded in this region:
- a CDS encoding 3-hydroxyanthranilate 3,4-dioxygenase, producing MAIPKPFNLTQWIEQNRALLKPPVGNKNLYRESGDYIVMIVAGPNARKDYHYNQTEELFYQLEGTIKVLIQEDGQRKEMELQPGDMYLHPAKIPHSPVRSEGSIGLVIERKRQGQGLQDGLLWHCDHCNHKLYEVYFELQDIEKDFLPHFEHFYNSETLRTCAKCGTIMETDPRFTSKK
- a CDS encoding endonuclease, which codes for MRLLGILSMYIALIYGSVIYGQPKHYAIHTVAFYNLENLFDTIANPATNDQEWTPEGKKHWNSQKYRQKLANLSSVILDIGSLENKNAPTLLGCCEIENRTVLEDLIHQPLLQHLDYGIIHFDSPDKRGIDVALMYQKKFFRPTSYANIPLYIYKNQPKTDPISPKRVFTRDQLLISGFLEDEPIHIIVNHWPSRSGGQKRSSPYREAAGRLNRKIIDSLQHLNPHAKIITLGDLNDGPTNQSIKKGVGASGNKQHTAAQGIYNPFENMAKRGLGTIAYRDSWDIFDQIMLSEPFINQNYSGYQYWKAGIYNKPFLVQQTGKYKGYPKRNSAGQVGYSDHFPVYLYLIKQIH